Proteins from a genomic interval of Aspergillus flavus chromosome 7, complete sequence:
- a CDS encoding putative short-chain dehydrogenases/reductase — MSKSVLITGCSKGGFGEAMAKVYHAKGFQVFATLRNLTKVGSLADYNGVQIIELDVTSVESIHQCAQTVAKHTGGRLDVLVNNAGVNAIVPLLDASLDEAKKVYDTNVWSIVGMVQAFAPMLIQAKGVVCNISSVSGEMVFAWAGIYSSSRSAGTRISETLRLEMAPLGVRVVTVILGGVQTSGNNPENIGDLELPPSSHYRKITSVIDRHKKTMVHPNKQNIEIAAKNVVDDVLHGHGIFIRRGQASMLSWLCNTFLPYRLFTWMINRESALDEIRY; from the exons ATGTCTAAATCAGTTTTGATCACCGGCTGCAGCAAGGGAGGATTCGGGGAGGCCATGGCCAAAGTCTACCACGCCAAAGGATTCCAGGTCTTTGCAACGTTACGCAACTTAACGAAAGTCGGATCTCTGGCCGATTATAACGGTGTTCAGATCATTGAACTTGATGTGACATCGGTCGAGTCGATCCACCAATGTGCACAGACTGTTGCGAAACATACGGGCGGGCGGCTGGATGTCCTTGTTAATAACGCCGGTGTGAACGCGATTGTACCGCTGCTCGACGCCTCCCTCgacgaggccaagaaggtctaCGATACAAATGTGTGGAGTATTGTGGGCATGGTGCAGGCTTTCGCCCCTATGCTCATCCAGGCCAAAGGGGTCGTGTGCAATATCAGCTCTGTATCCGGCGAAATGGTTTTTGCATGGGCGG gtatatatagtagctcGAGAAGCGCTGGCACAAGGATTTCCGAGACGTTGCGTCTGGAGATGGCACCTCTAGGTGTGCGGGTGGTCACCGTCATCCTCGGTGGTGTCCAGACCAGCGGCAACAACCCGGAGAATATCGGCGACCTGGAGCTGCCCCCAAGTTCGCATTACCGAAAGATCACATCGGTCATCGATCGTCAtaagaagacgatggtaCATCCAAACAAACAGAATATCGAGATCGCAGCCAAGAACGTGGTGGATGATGTACTTCACGGTCATGGCATCTTCATTCGACGGGGCCAGGCTTCGATGCTTAGTTGGCTATGCAATACGTTTCTTCCCTACCGACTTTTTACTTGGATGATTAACCGGGAGTCCGCTTTGGATGAAATTCGATACTGA
- a CDS encoding C6 transcription factor produces the protein MAVPAQIATRQSADVCLRLKRKCQLSVSVRRRRGLMAEGSDMRIARLEEKMESLLAAMDTFVSSSGSLVGLADTTRPGATSISALVNMTSSGSSERLALSNTTVSTHTNSSPHSVSSAPSPTASLPNQEDGRLEYFRTRMLPYFPFIDLTPEMTTQYLRQNRPFLLRAIYTVTTFSTQEKLAQVEELKHLLFTSALLKVESSIDMLLGLLTYIAWSTDTFLGRADLVSRLMMLATSLVYDLRLFRPSPPDVQVMMAISQGQDEEARQHPNTETPFSLAEGRRAVLACFVLSSNLSSHLGRQDALNWTPKMEEALQMLTLNGPCPTDKLFVLQVRLQLLKQKAENVRHGGGVGCTHTETDPATVSLPHLLYFKMLRRQVQELRSSFRTDLHQIDILHAHAQYIELYINQLAYSMTYEPQPLNISGRLGFERFECLWQSVEDIKVWLDSFDAIHHSTLIGQPFHFWSQMIMSLTLLKYLSTLQDPEWDCQAVRNAVPLISTIDSMLQKLDQGSQQPELQCNDHLLHYLSKLLLRCRLWAEARWDMACPMQEVNVFRESTPDVTRHNSHIPDLDQIPWMQSMDLGDDRWFDEVLRIPTILD, from the exons ATGGCCGTGCCTGCACAAATTGCTACAAGGCAAAGTGCCGATGT GTGTCTCCGTCTAAAGAGAAAGTGTCAACTATCTGTGTCAGTTCGCAGGCGTCGTGGTCTCATGGCGGAAGGGTCCGATATGCGGATTGCTCGactagaagaaaagatggagagTTTACTGGCTGCAATGGACACCTTTGTCAGTTCCTCTGGCTCACTTGTGGGCCTGGCGGATACTACTCGCCCCGGAGCTACGTCAATTAGTGCTTTAGTGAACATGACGAGTTCTGGTTCCAGTGAGAGACTGGCCCTGTCGAATACCACGGTATCAACGCACACAAATTCATCGCCTCATTCCGTTTCTTCTGCACCATCGCCGACGGCCTCCCTGCCgaatcaagaagatggacGGTTGGAATATTTCCGAACCCGAATGCTGCCGTATTTTCCATTCATCGACCTCACCCCGGAGATGACGACGCAGTATCTGCGCCAAAACAGGCCTTTCTTGTTACGAGCTATTTACACCGTCACGACGTTCTCGACACAGGAGAAATTAGCTCAAGTAGAGGAGCTGAAGCACCTCCTCTTCACATCTGCATTGCTCAAGGTCGAGTCCAGCATTGACATGCTTCTAGGGTTACTGACGTATATTGCCTGGAGTACCGATACTTTCCTCGGCAGAGCGGATTTAGTGTCTCGCCTCATGATGCTCGCGACATCCCTAGTATATGATCTGCGGTTGTTCAGGCCGTCCCCACCTGATGTGCAAGTCATGATGGCTATCTCTCAGGGTCAAGATGAGGAAGCAAGACAACACCCCAACACTGAAACGCCGTTTAGTTTAGCTGAAGGGCGGCGGGCAGTATTGGCATGTTTCGTACTGAGTTCCAA TCTTTCGTCTCACCTGGGCCGTCAAGATGCCTTGAATTGGACGCCCAAAATGGAAGAGGCACTCCAGATGCTAACACTCAATGGGCCTTGCCCTACGGACAAACTATTTGTCTTGCAAGTGCGCTTGCAGCTGTTGAAGCAAAAGGCGGAGAATGTCCGGCACGGCGGGGGGGTAGGATGCACTCACACAGAGACAGATCCGGCCACGGTCTCGCTTCCGCATTTATTGTATTTCAAGATGCTACGCAGGCAGGTGCAAGAGCTGAGGTCTTCATTCCGGACCGATCTTCACCAAATCG ACATTCTCCATGCTCACGCTCAGTATATCGAACTATACATAAACCAACTAGCTTATTCCATGACTTACGAGCCGCAACCTCTTAATATTAGCGGACGATTGGGGTTCGAACGCTTTGAATGCTTATGGCAGTCAGTTGAAGACATCAAAGTATGGCTGGACAGCTTCGATGCCATCCACCACTCTACACTCATCGGCCAACCTTTTCACTTTTGGTCCCAGATGATCATGAGTCTCACGCTGCTGAAATATCTTTCTACCCTCCAAGACCCCGAATGGGATTGCCAAGCGGTGCGGAACGCGGTCCCGCTCATCTCGACAATTGACTCTATGCTACAGAAGCTGGATCAGGGCAGCCAGCAGCCAGAGCTTCAGTGCAACGACCATTTACTCCACTATTTATCAAAGCTGTTATTACGATGTAGGTTGTGGGCGGAAGCACGGTGGGATATGGCTTGTCCAATGCAGGAAGTGAATGTTTTTCGTGAGAGTACGCCTGATGTAACTAGGCACAATTCACATATCCCGGATCTAGATCAGATACCCTGGATGCAGTCGATGGATCTGGGAGATGATCGGTGGTTTGACGAGGTACTGCGTATACCCACAATACTGGATTAG
- a CDS encoding uncharacterized protein (domain of unknown function-domain containing protein), protein MATFSPIPAYVLGTLTLALGCNAVARPGPEYPRFGLPFESAASPASTHGNNKRTLPPGAVSPLMYIKGIREMSYGLTLLALQYYRQEIAVTIFAAVCALVGLADGFVVWASGGKALRMKAFGHWITCLGFGGWAWWRACA, encoded by the coding sequence ATGGCCACTTTCAGTCCTATCCCGGCCTACGTCTTAGGCACACTGACGCTCGCCTTGGGCTGCAATGCTGTGGCGCGTCCAGGCCCAGAGTATCCGCGTTTCGGCTTACCCTTTGAGTCCGCCGCTTCTCCCGCTTCCACTCATGGCAACAACAAACGCACTCTCCCGCCCGGTGCGGTTTCACCCCTCATGTACATCAAGGGCATCCGCGAGATGAGCTACGGTCTGACCCTGCTTGCCCTACAGTACTACAGGCAGGAAATCGCCGTCACCATCTTCGCCGCGGTCTGTGCACTCGTCGGACTTGCGGATGGGTTCGTCGTCTGGGCGAGCGGGGGTAAGGCGCTCAGGATGAAGGCCTTTGGACACTGGATTACATGCTTGGGATTTGGGGGATGGGCCTGGTGGAGGGCTTGTGCGTAG